One Bos taurus isolate L1 Dominette 01449 registration number 42190680 breed Hereford chromosome 3, ARS-UCD2.0, whole genome shotgun sequence DNA window includes the following coding sequences:
- the LOC132344881 gene encoding craniofacial development protein 2-like isoform X1, whose amino-acid sequence MISVRFQGKPFNITVILVYAPPSNAEEAEVEWFYEDLQDLLELTPKKDVLFIIGDWNAKVRSQETPGVTGKFGLGIRNEAGQRLIEFCQENALVIANTLFQQHKRRVYTWTSPDGQHRNQIDYILCSQRWRRSIQSAKTRPGADCGSDHELLIAKFRLKLKKVGKTTRPFRYDLNQIPFYYTVEVRDRFKGLDLIDRVPDELWNEVRDIVQETGIKTNPMEKKCKKAKWLSGEALQIAVKRREVKCKGEKERYKHLNAEFQRIARRDKKAFLSDQCKEIEENNRMGKTRDLFKKIRDTKEHFMQR is encoded by the coding sequence atgatctctgttcgtttccaaggcaaaccattcaatatcacagtaatcctagtctatgccccacccagtaatgctgaagaagctgaagttgaatggttctatgaagacctacaagaccttttagaactaacacccaaaaaagatgtccttttcattataggggactggaatgcaaaagtaagaagtcaagaaacacctggagtaacaggcaaatttggccttggaatacggaatgaagcagggcaaagactaatagagttttgccaagaaaatgcactggtaatagcaaacacccttttccaacaacacaagagaagagtctatacatggacatcaccagatggtcaacaccgaaatcagattgattatattctttgcagccaaagatggagaagatctatacagtcagcaaaaacaagaccaggagctgactgtggctcagaccatgaactccttattgccaagttcagacttaaattgaagaaagtagggaaaaccactagaccattcaggtatgacctaaatcaaatccctttttattatacagtggaagtgagagatagatttaagggcctagatctgatagatagagtgcctgatgaactatggaatgaggttcgtgacattgttcaggagacagggatcaagaccaaccccatggaaaagaaatgcaaaaaagcaaaatggctgtctggggaggccttacaaatagctgtgaaaagaagagaagtgaaatgcaaaggagaaaaggaaagatataaacatctgaatgcagagttccaaagaatagccagaagagataagaaagccttcctcagcgatcaatgcaaagaaatagaggaaaacaacagaatgggaaagactagggatctcttcaagaaaatcagagatacaaaggaacatttcatgcaaagatga